The Theropithecus gelada isolate Dixy chromosome 11, Tgel_1.0, whole genome shotgun sequence genome includes a region encoding these proteins:
- the IFNG gene encoding interferon gamma translates to MKYTSYILAFQLCIVLGSLGCYCQDPYVKEAENLKKYFNAGDPDVADNGTLFLDILRNWKEESDRKIMQSQIVSFYFKLFKNFKDDQRIQKSVETIKEDINVKFFNSNKKKRDDFEKLTNYSVTDLNVQRKAVHELIQVMAELSPAAKIGKRKRSQTFRGRRASQ, encoded by the exons ATGAAATATACAAGTTATATCTTGGCTTTTCAGCTCTGCATTGTTTTGGGTTCTCTTGGCTGTTACTGCCAGGACCCGTATGTAAAAGAAGCAGAAAAccttaagaaatatttt aatgcAGGTGATCCAGATGTAGCAGATAATGGAACTCTTTTCTTAGACATCTTGAGGAATTGGAAAGAG GAGAGTGACAGAAAAATAATGCAGAGCCAAATTGTCTCCTTTtacttcaaactttttaaaaacttcaaagatGACCAGAGGATCCAAAAGAGTGTGGAGACCATCAAGGAAGACATTAATGTCAAGTTTTtcaatagcaacaaaaagaaacGGGATGACTTCGAAAAGCTGACCAATTATTCG GTAACTGACTTGAACGTCCAACGCAAAGCagtacatgaactcatccaaGTGATGGCTGAACTGTCGCCTGCAGCTAAAATAGGGAAGCGAAAAAGGAGTCAGACGTTTCGAGGTCGAAGAGCATCCCAATAA